A window from Mangifera indica cultivar Alphonso chromosome 2, CATAS_Mindica_2.1, whole genome shotgun sequence encodes these proteins:
- the LOC123209709 gene encoding E3 ubiquitin-protein ligase RDUF2-like, with product MSSSTTSSYWCYRCLRIISDLSSDNDLACPYCDTGFIEAIQTEATATEHDNLPSSAMFMINNNNSRPRIRRNSHEQPLSIVNPVILLRGQPNEQVNNNSHSIFELYYDDGSESGLRPIPESVMEFLMGSGFYPLLRQLSQVDIAGLTRPDNLPASKAAMESIATIEISSTHTNSESHCAVCKEAFELGNLARELPCKHIYHQGCILPWLEMRNSCPVCRNELPAGEENEGGMIGLCIWRLPGGGFAVGRYNGRRSAGGERGLSFMFSDMDNSYGERGRISRRRAVRFVRSREREERVGGGLRRAFRGLGTFFRRFTGGRNDNASSSIMSH from the coding sequence ATGTCATCATCCACAACGTCGTCGTATTGGTGTTACAGATGCCTACGGATCATAAGCGATTTGTCTTCAGACAACGACTTAGCTTGTCCGTATTGCGACACTGGATTCATAGAAGCCATTCAAACAGAAGCCACAGCCACCGAGCATGATAATCTACCATCCTCTGCCATGTTTATGATTAACAACAATAATTCACGGCCAAGAATTCGCCGGAACTCTCACGAACAGCCGCTGTCAATTGTTAACCCAGTGATCCTCCTACGAGGCCAGCCCAATGAACAAGTCAACAACAACAGCCACAGCATCTTTGAATTATACTACGACGACGGATCTGAGTCGGGTCTGAGGCCAATACCTGAAAGCGTGATGGAATTTCTAATGGGTTCGGGTTTTTATCCGTTACTTCGACAGTTATCTCAGGTTGATATAGCAGGGTTAACTCGGCCGGATAATTTACCAGCATCAAAAGCCGCCATGGAGTCCATCGCAACAATCGAAATCTCATCCACACATACAAATTCAGAGAGTCATTGTGCAGTATGTAAAGAAGCATTTGAGCTGGGAAATTTAGCAAGAGAGCTGCCTTGCAAACATATTTACCACCAAGGTTGTATATTACCATGGCTAGAAATGCGCAATTCGTGCCCAGTTTGCAGAAACGAGCTACCGGCAGGCGAAGAAAATGAAGGAGGAATGATTGGGTTGTGTATATGGAGATTGCCAGGAGGTGGATTTGCGGTTGGGAGATACAACGGGAGGAGATCGGCGGGTGGAGAAAGAGGGCTTTCATTTATGTTTAGTGATATGGATAATTCATATGGGGAACGTGGTAGAATTTCTCGAAGGAGGGCTGTGAGGTTCGTGAGGAGTCgggagagagaagagagagtcGGTGGAGGGCTGAGGAGGGCTTTCCGTGGACTGGGTACCTTTTTCAGAAGGTTTACAGGGGGTCGCAATGATAATGCTTCCTCTTCTATAATGTcacattag